In the Dehalococcoidia bacterium genome, one interval contains:
- a CDS encoding MmcQ/YjbR family DNA-binding protein: MHADGAIERLRTICLALPEATERLSHGEPSWFAGEKGKQFVMVSNHHHNDSRTAFWCPAPPGAQEVLAGADPGRFFRPPYVGQRGWLGVYLDVPQDWDQLADIVREAYMMVAPKRLAALVEHPGR, encoded by the coding sequence ATGCACGCGGACGGCGCTATCGAACGCCTGCGCACCATTTGCCTTGCCCTGCCGGAGGCGACGGAGAGGTTGAGCCACGGTGAGCCGTCATGGTTCGCCGGCGAGAAGGGCAAGCAGTTCGTGATGGTCTCCAACCACCACCATAACGACAGCCGCACAGCGTTCTGGTGCCCTGCGCCGCCCGGAGCCCAGGAGGTGCTGGCCGGCGCCGATCCCGGCCGCTTCTTCCGCCCGCCGTACGTCGGCCAGCGTGGCTGGCTGGGCGTCTACCTGGACGTGCCCCAGGACTGGGACCAGCTGGCAGACATTGTCAGGGAGGCCTACATGATGGTCGCTCCGAAGCGGCTGGCGGCCCTGGTTGAGCACCCGGGCCGCTGA